In the genome of Kitasatospora cineracea, one region contains:
- a CDS encoding ABC transporter permease: MIRLGLRLAVSGGRDALLRLLVTAAAVAIGVGLLLTTLAAVNAVHTQNDRYAWFNTGFTAGAQAAPGSAGSAAADREAAAGAGADGKAPMWWLTRRDSFQGRQIGRVDVALTGVTTALAPGVDRMPAAGEYYLSPALAKMVDATPSEQLADRFGGHRIGILGKDALPAPDSLVALVGRTPQEMADLKDAALVDRIAATSPDRCDDCVVGIKSNGTALILTVATGALVFPVLILIGTATRLTATQRERRFAAMRLVGATPRQVSVVSAVEATAAAAVGVLLGFLPFLALRGQVAGMSLTGDRFFTSDLTLTPLQVAAVALGVPLAAAAAARIALRRVRISPLGVSRRVTPKPPRPWRVLPLLAGLVELAAFLVWHPSSVEGQTRGYLSAFGLIMLGLVLSGPWLTGQVAALLARRTQRPATLLAVRRLADNPTAGFRAVSGLVLALLVMTATVGIITTMTAERGRPEGGRQYDNVLVNDLGGGYTPDGHVESSGRPVPPELLAGLLAVPGVRGVLPVHPIGKVVPVDAGGETEAAQTVDCRQLEAVRVFGRCEPGAATAYVPYVWAGFRDYSAVAWPAAPYTAEQVAALPVVKVVVGTDGSQAAVERARTMVDAAYPATRQSLTLEEGMKLSGSELKGYQQLANVVILATFPIAGCSLAVSAAAALGERKRPFSLLRLTGVPLSMLRRVVLMESAVPLLAVSAVAIGVGLLAADLFLRSQLTYTLHAPGAAYYLTVAAGLTAALAVIGATLPLLRRITGPETARNE, translated from the coding sequence ATGATCCGCCTCGGCCTGCGCCTCGCCGTCAGCGGCGGCCGCGACGCGCTGCTGCGCCTGCTGGTCACCGCCGCCGCCGTCGCCATCGGCGTCGGACTGCTGCTCACCACCCTCGCGGCCGTCAACGCCGTGCACACCCAGAACGACCGCTACGCCTGGTTCAACACCGGCTTCACGGCCGGCGCCCAGGCCGCCCCCGGTTCCGCCGGTTCCGCCGCCGCCGATCGGGAGGCGGCGGCGGGGGCGGGCGCGGACGGGAAGGCCCCGATGTGGTGGCTGACCCGGCGCGACAGCTTCCAGGGCCGGCAGATCGGCCGGGTCGACGTCGCCCTCACCGGCGTCACCACCGCGCTCGCGCCCGGCGTGGACCGGATGCCCGCCGCCGGCGAGTACTACCTGTCGCCCGCGCTGGCGAAGATGGTCGACGCCACGCCCTCCGAGCAGCTCGCCGACCGCTTCGGCGGCCACCGGATCGGCATCCTCGGCAAGGACGCGCTGCCCGCCCCCGACAGCCTGGTCGCCCTGGTCGGCCGGACCCCGCAGGAGATGGCGGACCTGAAGGACGCCGCCCTGGTGGACCGGATCGCCGCCACCTCGCCCGACCGGTGCGACGACTGCGTGGTCGGCATCAAGTCCAACGGCACCGCGCTGATCCTCACCGTCGCCACCGGCGCGCTGGTCTTCCCGGTGCTGATCCTGATCGGCACCGCGACCCGGCTGACCGCCACCCAGCGCGAACGCCGCTTCGCCGCGATGCGGCTGGTCGGCGCGACGCCCCGGCAGGTCTCGGTGGTCTCCGCCGTCGAGGCCACCGCCGCGGCCGCCGTCGGCGTGCTGCTCGGCTTCCTGCCCTTCCTCGCGCTGCGCGGCCAGGTCGCCGGGATGTCGCTGACCGGCGACCGGTTCTTCACCTCCGACCTCACCCTGACGCCGCTGCAGGTCGCCGCCGTCGCCCTGGGCGTCCCGCTGGCGGCGGCCGCGGCCGCCCGGATCGCGCTGCGCCGGGTGCGGATCTCCCCGCTCGGGGTCAGCCGCCGGGTCACCCCGAAGCCGCCCCGCCCCTGGCGGGTGCTGCCGCTGCTGGCCGGACTGGTCGAACTGGCGGCCTTCCTGGTCTGGCACCCGTCCTCGGTCGAGGGCCAGACCCGCGGCTACCTCTCCGCGTTCGGCCTGATCATGCTGGGCCTGGTGCTCTCCGGCCCCTGGCTGACCGGGCAGGTGGCCGCGCTGCTGGCCCGGCGCACCCAGCGCCCGGCCACCCTGCTCGCGGTGCGCCGGCTCGCCGACAACCCGACCGCCGGGTTCCGCGCCGTCAGCGGCCTGGTGCTGGCCCTGCTGGTGATGACCGCGACGGTCGGGATCATCACCACGATGACCGCCGAACGCGGACGCCCCGAGGGCGGCCGGCAGTACGACAACGTGCTGGTCAACGACCTCGGCGGCGGCTACACCCCCGACGGGCACGTCGAGAGCTCCGGCCGGCCCGTGCCGCCCGAACTGCTCGCCGGCCTGCTCGCGGTCCCGGGCGTGCGCGGCGTCCTGCCGGTGCACCCGATCGGCAAGGTGGTGCCGGTCGACGCCGGCGGGGAGACCGAGGCCGCCCAGACGGTGGACTGCCGGCAGCTGGAGGCCGTCCGGGTCTTCGGCCGCTGCGAGCCCGGCGCGGCGACCGCCTACGTGCCGTACGTCTGGGCCGGCTTCCGCGACTACTCCGCCGTCGCGTGGCCCGCCGCCCCGTACACCGCCGAGCAGGTCGCGGCGCTCCCGGTGGTGAAGGTGGTGGTCGGCACCGACGGCTCGCAGGCCGCCGTCGAGCGGGCCCGGACGATGGTGGACGCCGCGTACCCGGCGACCCGGCAGTCGCTGACCCTTGAGGAGGGGATGAAACTGTCCGGCAGCGAGCTGAAGGGCTACCAGCAGCTGGCGAACGTGGTGATCCTGGCGACCTTCCCGATCGCGGGCTGCAGCCTGGCGGTCAGCGCCGCCGCCGCGCTCGGCGAGCGCAAGCGGCCGTTCAGCCTGCTGCGGCTGACCGGGGTGCCGCTGTCGATGCTGCGCCGGGTGGTGCTGATGGAGTCCGCCGTCCCGCTGCTGGCGGTCTCGGCGGTGGCGATCGGCGTCGGACTGCTGGCCGCCGACCTGTTCCTGCGCTCGCAGCTCACGTACACGCTGCACGCCCCCGGCGCGGCCTACTACCTGACGGTGGCCGCCGGGCTCACCGCCGCCCTGGCGGTCATCGGCGCGACCCTGCCGCTGCTGCGCCGGATCACCGGGCCGGAGACCGCCCGCAACGAGTAG
- a CDS encoding ABC transporter ATP-binding protein: MTAPLIEARAVTLSFGETPALRGADLAVDPGEILAVMGPSGSGKSTLLHCLAGILAPDGGEIHFDGRRIDRLGEQERSALRRDSFGFVFQFGQLVPELTAEENVALPLLLGGAKRADALARARGWFPRLGLDGLEGRRSGELSGGQAQRVALARGLVAEPRVLFADEPTGALDSLTGEHVMDLLVDSARAQGTTVVLVTHEARIAAYADREAIVRDGRATSLSGRAAG, from the coding sequence ATGACCGCACCCCTGATCGAAGCCCGCGCCGTCACCCTCTCCTTCGGCGAGACCCCGGCCCTGCGCGGCGCCGACCTCGCCGTCGACCCCGGCGAGATCCTCGCCGTGATGGGCCCCTCCGGCTCCGGCAAGTCCACCCTGCTGCACTGCCTGGCCGGCATCCTCGCCCCCGACGGCGGCGAGATCCACTTCGACGGCCGCCGGATCGACCGCCTCGGCGAGCAGGAGCGCAGCGCGCTGCGCCGCGACAGCTTCGGCTTCGTCTTCCAGTTCGGCCAGCTGGTACCGGAGCTGACCGCCGAGGAGAACGTCGCCCTGCCGCTGCTGCTCGGCGGCGCCAAGCGCGCCGACGCCCTGGCCCGGGCCCGCGGCTGGTTCCCCCGGCTCGGCCTGGACGGGCTGGAGGGCCGCCGCTCCGGCGAGCTCTCCGGCGGCCAGGCCCAGCGCGTCGCGCTGGCCCGCGGCCTGGTCGCCGAGCCGCGCGTGCTGTTCGCCGACGAACCCACCGGCGCGCTCGACTCGCTCACCGGCGAACACGTGATGGACCTGCTGGTCGACTCCGCCCGCGCCCAGGGCACCACCGTCGTCCTGGTCACCCACGAGGCCCGGATCGCCGCCTACGCCGACCGCGAGGCCATCGTCCGCGACGGCCGCGCCACCTCGCTGAGCGGACGGGCCGCCGGATGA
- a CDS encoding PadR family transcriptional regulator has protein sequence MSVPLTLLGLLEREPSHGYDLKRDYDAFFGRGKPLPFGQVYATLGRLARDGKVVVGDPEAGDGPDRKRYVITEAGATEFEDWLREPVAAEPHLQTVLFSKVVLALMLGRDAEHYLDTQRAAHLGRMRQLTEIKRSGSLVDALLADHGLFHLESDLRWIDLTAARLDALAAEVNSR, from the coding sequence ATGAGCGTTCCCCTCACCCTGCTCGGGCTCCTCGAACGCGAGCCCAGCCACGGCTACGACCTCAAGCGCGACTACGACGCCTTCTTCGGGCGCGGGAAGCCGCTGCCCTTCGGACAGGTCTACGCGACCCTCGGGCGCCTGGCCCGGGACGGGAAGGTGGTGGTCGGCGACCCCGAGGCCGGCGACGGGCCGGACCGCAAGCGGTACGTGATCACCGAGGCGGGGGCCACCGAGTTCGAGGACTGGCTGCGCGAGCCGGTCGCCGCCGAACCCCACCTGCAGACCGTGCTGTTCAGCAAGGTCGTGCTCGCCCTGATGCTCGGCCGCGACGCCGAGCACTACCTCGACACCCAGCGCGCCGCCCACCTGGGGCGGATGCGCCAACTCACCGAGATCAAGCGCTCCGGCAGCCTGGTGGACGCCCTGCTCGCCGACCACGGCCTGTTCCACCTGGAGTCCGACCTGCGCTGGATCGACCTGACCGCCGCCCGACTCGACGCCCTCGCCGCAGAGGTGAACTCCCGATGA
- a CDS encoding exodeoxyribonuclease III encodes MTVRIATWNINSVTARLPKLLEWLESAQPDVLCLQELKCAADAFPAEAVAELGYASAAHGDGRWNGVALLSRIGLEDVVRDLPGQPGYLAEDALLPVVEPRAVAATCGPVRVWSVYVPNGREVGHAHYRYKLEWMAALRDAVRQDAAGERPFAVLGDFNVAPTDEDVYDLAAFEGLTHVTAPERDTLAALREAGLQDVVPRALKYDRPYTFWDYRALAFPKNRGMRIDLTYANKPFADAVTDTYVDREARKGKGTSDHAPVVVDLDL; translated from the coding sequence GTGACCGTCCGCATCGCCACCTGGAACATCAACTCCGTCACCGCCCGGCTGCCCAAGCTGCTGGAGTGGCTGGAGTCCGCCCAGCCGGACGTGCTGTGCCTGCAGGAGCTCAAGTGCGCCGCCGACGCGTTCCCCGCCGAGGCGGTCGCCGAGCTCGGCTACGCCTCCGCCGCGCACGGCGACGGCCGGTGGAACGGCGTGGCGCTGCTGTCGCGGATCGGCCTGGAGGACGTGGTCCGCGACCTGCCCGGCCAGCCCGGCTACCTCGCGGAGGACGCGCTGCTGCCGGTGGTCGAGCCGCGCGCCGTCGCCGCGACCTGCGGCCCGGTGAGGGTCTGGTCGGTGTACGTGCCCAACGGCCGCGAGGTCGGCCACGCGCACTACCGCTACAAGCTGGAGTGGATGGCCGCGCTGCGCGACGCCGTCCGGCAGGACGCGGCGGGGGAGCGCCCGTTCGCGGTGCTCGGCGACTTCAACGTCGCCCCCACCGACGAGGACGTCTACGACCTCGCCGCCTTCGAGGGCCTCACCCACGTCACCGCCCCCGAGCGCGACACCCTCGCCGCCCTCCGGGAGGCCGGCCTGCAGGACGTCGTCCCGCGCGCCCTCAAGTACGACCGCCCCTACACCTTCTGGGACTACCGGGCGCTGGCCTTCCCGAAGAACCGCGGCATGCGGATCGACCTGACGTACGCCAACAAGCCCTTCGCGGACGCCGTCACCGACACCTACGTCGACCGCGAGGCCCGCAAGGGCAAGGGCACCTCGGACCACGCCCCGGTGGTGGTCGACCTCGACCTCTGA
- the ggt gene encoding gamma-glutamyltransferase, with the protein MGVLARFVPAFALVTAAGLLAGTAPAQAGQAPPGKQPVATGWGGAVASVDADATAAGLEVLRRGGNAVDAAVATAAALGVTEPYSAGIGGGGYFVHYDARTGRVETLDGRETASRGADSSLFLEGGKPLAFDDAVTSGLSVGVPGTAATWEQALRRWGSRSLADVLKPAERIADRGFTVDRTFQDQTAANRARFQDFPATRALFLPDGQLPAVGSTLRNPDLAATYRELGRRGTDALYRGPIGADIVRTLQHPPVDPASGRTARPGKVDAADLAAYRVRAQDPTHVNYRGLDVYGIAPSSSGGTTVGEALNVLAANGAAGLTDPAAYDHQYLEASRIAFADRNRWVGDPSAVQVPTRGLLDPAYAKARACLIDPDHALTSPLAPGDPYHPAPCTAAGPAVAEPYEGQSTTHLTVADRWGNVVAYTLTIEQTGGSGITVPGRGFLLNNELTDFDFAPLTPGVPDPNLPGPAKRPRSSISPTIVLKDGRPYLALGSPGGATIITTVLQVLTGRVDRGLTLEQAIAAPRASQRNTAATQAEPAFLASPEAAKLQALGHVFTATPEIGAATGVERLPDGRWLAAAEPVRRGGGAAGVVVPAR; encoded by the coding sequence ATGGGAGTGCTCGCCCGTTTCGTCCCCGCCTTCGCGCTCGTCACCGCCGCCGGCCTGCTGGCGGGCACCGCGCCCGCGCAGGCCGGGCAGGCTCCGCCGGGCAAGCAGCCGGTGGCCACCGGTTGGGGCGGGGCGGTGGCCAGCGTGGACGCCGACGCGACCGCCGCCGGGCTGGAGGTGCTGCGGCGCGGCGGCAACGCGGTGGACGCCGCGGTGGCCACCGCCGCCGCGCTGGGCGTCACCGAGCCCTATTCGGCGGGCATCGGCGGCGGCGGGTACTTCGTCCACTACGACGCCCGCACCGGCCGGGTCGAGACCCTGGACGGGCGGGAGACCGCCTCGCGCGGCGCGGACAGTTCGCTGTTCCTGGAGGGCGGCAAGCCGCTGGCCTTCGACGACGCCGTCACCAGCGGCCTGTCCGTCGGGGTGCCCGGCACCGCCGCGACCTGGGAGCAGGCGCTGCGCCGCTGGGGCAGCCGCAGCCTGGCGGACGTGCTCAAGCCGGCCGAGCGGATCGCCGACCGCGGCTTCACCGTCGACCGGACCTTCCAGGACCAGACCGCCGCCAACCGGGCCCGGTTCCAGGACTTCCCGGCCACCCGCGCGCTGTTCCTGCCGGACGGCCAACTGCCCGCCGTCGGCTCGACCCTGCGCAACCCCGACCTGGCCGCCACCTACCGGGAGCTGGGCCGCCGCGGCACCGACGCGCTGTACCGGGGCCCGATCGGCGCCGACATCGTCCGGACCCTCCAGCACCCGCCGGTCGACCCGGCCTCCGGCCGCACCGCCCGCCCCGGGAAGGTCGACGCCGCCGACCTGGCCGCCTACCGGGTCCGCGCCCAGGACCCGACCCACGTGAACTACCGGGGCCTGGACGTGTACGGCATCGCGCCGTCCTCCTCCGGCGGGACCACCGTCGGCGAGGCGCTGAACGTCCTGGCCGCCAACGGCGCCGCCGGGCTCACCGATCCGGCCGCCTACGACCACCAGTACCTGGAGGCCAGCCGGATCGCCTTCGCCGACCGCAACCGCTGGGTCGGCGACCCGAGCGCCGTCCAGGTGCCGACCCGCGGACTGCTCGACCCCGCCTACGCGAAGGCCCGGGCCTGCCTGATCGACCCCGACCACGCGCTGACCAGCCCGCTCGCCCCCGGCGACCCGTACCACCCGGCGCCCTGCACCGCCGCGGGCCCGGCCGTCGCCGAGCCGTACGAGGGCCAGAGCACCACCCACCTGACCGTCGCCGACCGCTGGGGCAACGTGGTCGCCTACACGCTGACCATCGAGCAGACCGGCGGCAGCGGCATCACCGTCCCCGGCCGCGGCTTCCTGCTCAACAACGAGCTCACCGACTTCGACTTCGCGCCGCTCACCCCCGGCGTCCCCGACCCGAACCTGCCCGGCCCGGCGAAGCGGCCGCGCTCCTCGATCTCGCCGACGATCGTGCTCAAGGACGGCCGGCCCTACCTGGCGCTCGGCTCGCCCGGCGGCGCCACCATCATCACCACCGTGCTGCAGGTGCTGACCGGCCGGGTCGACCGCGGCCTGACGCTGGAACAGGCCATCGCCGCGCCCCGGGCCAGCCAGCGCAACACCGCCGCCACCCAGGCCGAACCCGCCTTCCTGGCCTCGCCCGAGGCGGCGAAGCTCCAGGCGCTCGGCCACGTGTTCACCGCCACCCCGGAGATCGGCGCGGCCACCGGCGTCGAGCGGCTCCCGGACGGCCGCTGGCTGGCCGCCGCCGAACCGGTCCGGCGCGGCGGCGGAGCGGCTGGGGTGGTCGTCCCCGCCCGCTGA
- a CDS encoding ROK family glucokinase, with the protein MLGLGPRAERRRRTLPAGLLRLPTVGVDIGGTKVVAGVVDGEGNVVDRLRTETPDKSKSPKVVEDVIVDLVLQLADKHDVHAVGVGAAGWVDAERSTVLFAPHLNWRGEPLQQALSSRLRFPVVVENDANAAAWAEWRFGAGRDEDHMVMITLGTGIGGAVVRDGRVDRGKHGLAGEFGHMQVVPGGHRCPCGNRGCWEQYSSGNALVREARELAAEESPVVQPLLARAGGTPLGITGPLVTEAARDGDAVAVELLYEVGRWLGVGIANLAAALDPGRFVIGGGVSEAGDLLLAPARDAFRRTLTGRGFRPEAEIVHAALGNEAGLVGAADLARQVARRFRTVKRHRVTP; encoded by the coding sequence CTGCTGGGCCTCGGCCCCCGCGCCGAACGCCGTCGCCGGACCCTGCCCGCCGGGCTGCTCCGGCTCCCCACCGTCGGCGTGGACATCGGCGGCACCAAAGTGGTCGCGGGCGTCGTCGACGGCGAGGGCAACGTCGTGGACCGGCTGCGCACCGAGACCCCCGACAAGAGCAAGAGCCCCAAGGTGGTCGAGGACGTCATCGTCGACCTGGTCCTCCAACTCGCCGACAAGCACGACGTGCACGCGGTCGGCGTCGGCGCGGCCGGCTGGGTCGACGCCGAGCGCTCCACCGTGCTCTTCGCCCCGCACCTGAACTGGCGCGGCGAGCCCCTGCAGCAGGCACTCAGCTCCCGGCTGCGCTTCCCGGTGGTGGTCGAGAACGACGCCAACGCCGCCGCCTGGGCCGAGTGGCGCTTCGGTGCCGGCCGGGACGAGGACCACATGGTGATGATCACCCTCGGCACCGGGATCGGCGGCGCCGTGGTCCGCGACGGCCGGGTCGACCGGGGCAAGCACGGCCTGGCGGGCGAGTTCGGCCACATGCAGGTGGTCCCCGGCGGCCACCGCTGCCCGTGCGGCAACCGCGGCTGCTGGGAGCAGTACTCCTCCGGCAACGCGCTGGTCCGCGAGGCCCGCGAACTCGCCGCCGAGGAGTCCCCGGTCGTCCAGCCGCTGCTCGCCCGGGCCGGCGGCACCCCGCTGGGCATCACCGGCCCGCTGGTCACCGAAGCCGCCCGGGACGGCGACGCCGTCGCCGTCGAACTCCTCTACGAGGTCGGCCGCTGGCTCGGCGTCGGCATCGCCAACCTGGCCGCCGCGCTCGACCCCGGCCGCTTCGTCATCGGCGGCGGCGTCAGCGAGGCCGGCGACCTGCTGCTCGCCCCCGCCCGCGACGCCTTCCGCCGCACCCTCACCGGCCGCGGCTTCCGCCCCGAGGCCGAGATCGTGCACGCCGCCCTCGGCAACGAGGCCGGCCTGGTCGGCGCCGCCGACCTGGCCCGCCAGGTCGCCCGCCGCTTCCGCACCGTCAAACGCCACCGCGTCACCCCCTGA
- a CDS encoding alpha/beta hydrolase yields the protein MQLTGTPFLLLTIVLVPISITVALLLWGRVRGPRPVQALSRIVMLLFCQLTAVMMVFVMVNNANLIYGSWDDLLGTGNHVRAVPNVQAQADGGAAGTPGNDAQRPKVIQQFKPVGDPKVPNDVQTTDLKGQVSGVDGEVLVWLPPQYNDPAYKDKTFPVVELLPGWPGSSKTWFGTLKVSEQLKPMMQSGQVSPFILVSPRTNLLGDNTDTGCADVPGKVNADTWLSRDVPQMVLDNFRVDPAAGRWAVAGYSAGAHCAAKLALEHPDRYRAGVSLSGYNDPGIEDKSLTAKDPHLREVSNPLNILKSAKTPPKTALYVSGNKGDGLEAGEALKAAAKAPTTVTVQETAGAHSSDVWKPMVPGVFTWLTSVIPAAGR from the coding sequence ATGCAGCTGACAGGCACCCCGTTCCTCCTCCTCACGATCGTGCTGGTGCCGATCTCGATCACGGTGGCCCTGCTGCTGTGGGGGCGGGTGCGGGGTCCGCGGCCCGTCCAGGCGCTGTCCAGGATCGTGATGCTGCTCTTCTGCCAGCTCACCGCCGTCATGATGGTCTTCGTCATGGTGAACAACGCCAACCTGATCTACGGCAGCTGGGACGACCTGCTGGGCACCGGCAACCACGTCCGCGCGGTGCCGAACGTGCAGGCGCAGGCCGACGGCGGGGCGGCGGGCACGCCGGGCAACGACGCCCAGCGGCCCAAGGTGATCCAGCAGTTCAAGCCGGTCGGCGACCCGAAGGTGCCGAACGACGTGCAGACCACCGACCTCAAGGGCCAGGTGTCCGGCGTGGACGGCGAGGTGCTGGTCTGGCTGCCGCCGCAGTACAACGACCCGGCGTACAAGGACAAGACCTTCCCGGTGGTGGAGCTGCTGCCGGGCTGGCCGGGCTCCTCGAAGACCTGGTTCGGCACCCTGAAGGTCTCCGAGCAGTTGAAGCCGATGATGCAGAGCGGGCAGGTCTCCCCGTTCATCCTGGTCTCGCCGCGCACCAACCTGCTGGGCGACAACACCGACACCGGCTGCGCGGACGTCCCGGGCAAGGTCAACGCGGACACCTGGCTGTCGCGGGACGTGCCGCAGATGGTGCTGGACAACTTCCGCGTCGACCCGGCCGCCGGCCGCTGGGCGGTGGCCGGCTACTCGGCGGGCGCGCACTGCGCGGCCAAGCTCGCCCTGGAGCACCCGGACCGCTACCGGGCCGGGGTCAGCCTGTCCGGGTACAACGACCCGGGCATCGAGGACAAGTCGCTGACCGCCAAGGACCCGCACCTGCGCGAGGTCTCCAACCCGCTGAACATCCTGAAGTCCGCCAAGACCCCGCCGAAGACCGCGCTGTACGTCAGCGGCAACAAGGGCGACGGCCTGGAGGCGGGCGAGGCGCTGAAGGCGGCCGCCAAGGCCCCGACCACGGTGACCGTGCAGGAGACCGCCGGCGCGCACAGCAGCGACGTCTGGAAGCCGATGGTCCCGGGCGTGTTCACCTGGCTGACCTCGGTCATCCCGGCCGCCGGGCGCTGA
- a CDS encoding glycoside hydrolase family 16 protein codes for MSQPRRVPRSRAWRVLALPALVCVLAACSSSPAPDGPRAAAGGKSASGAAAASPSPTPTGPPGTMFDTFHYTGADDPELAAHGWAVRDGAGGPGIKDSWSTTGAAFPEDADAQGGRVLKLSSSTDGTKQGTKQVEVHSTGNNLFNGTFAARVYLADKPAAGRTGDHVVQTFFPISPEDSSANYSELDYEYMPNGGWGSVGPQLDTTSWFKSDPPDRVTHALKKNLGGWHLMMITAMDGKVTYSLDGKDLFTSTGKYVPREKMDIHFSNWFIDLMPSIAGQRSWDMKVNWFYYKADQAVSQADVQKAVDGFYAAGTGYVNTLPKS; via the coding sequence GTGAGCCAGCCCCGCCGCGTCCCCCGTTCCCGCGCGTGGAGGGTGCTCGCGCTGCCGGCCCTGGTGTGCGTGCTCGCCGCCTGCTCCAGCAGCCCGGCCCCCGACGGCCCCCGGGCCGCCGCGGGCGGGAAGTCCGCCTCCGGCGCCGCCGCCGCGTCGCCCTCCCCGACGCCGACCGGCCCGCCCGGCACGATGTTCGACACCTTCCACTACACCGGCGCCGACGACCCCGAACTGGCCGCCCACGGCTGGGCGGTCCGGGACGGCGCGGGCGGCCCGGGCATCAAGGACAGCTGGTCCACCACCGGCGCCGCCTTCCCCGAGGACGCCGACGCCCAGGGCGGCCGGGTGCTCAAGCTGAGCTCGTCCACCGACGGCACCAAGCAGGGCACCAAGCAGGTCGAGGTGCACAGCACCGGCAACAACCTGTTCAACGGCACCTTCGCCGCCCGGGTCTACCTCGCCGACAAGCCCGCCGCCGGCCGCACCGGCGACCACGTCGTGCAGACCTTCTTCCCGATCTCCCCCGAGGACTCCTCGGCGAACTACAGCGAACTCGACTACGAGTACATGCCCAACGGCGGCTGGGGCTCGGTGGGCCCGCAGCTGGACACCACCAGCTGGTTCAAGTCCGACCCGCCGGACCGGGTCACCCACGCGCTGAAGAAGAACCTCGGCGGCTGGCACCTGATGATGATCACCGCGATGGACGGCAAGGTCACCTACTCGCTGGACGGCAAGGACCTGTTCACCAGCACCGGCAAGTACGTGCCGCGCGAGAAGATGGACATCCACTTCAGCAACTGGTTCATCGACCTGATGCCCTCGATCGCCGGGCAGCGCAGCTGGGACATGAAGGTCAACTGGTTCTACTACAAGGCCGACCAGGCCGTCTCGCAGGCCGACGTGCAGAAGGCCGTCGACGGCTTCTACGCCGCGGGCACCGGCTACGTCAACACGCTGCCGAAGTCCTGA